From one Rosa rugosa chromosome 4, drRosRugo1.1, whole genome shotgun sequence genomic stretch:
- the LOC133746133 gene encoding palmitoyl-monogalactosyldiacylglycerol delta-7 desaturase, chloroplastic-like: MARLLWVVQKPVYFLGRQWNGVDIASVFTLTAIHLLALLAPFYFTWSAFWLAVVLYYVTGVGITLSFHRNLAHKSFKLPKWLEYFFAYCAVHSLQGSPLEWVSSHRSHHQFTDTPSDPHTPLKGFWFSHIGWIFDFRKRFGSYDGRLYNVGDLKKQSYYKFLHYTYPYHCIACGVVLYRIGGMPYLVWALAVRTVFFLHVTFSINSICHIWGNQVWDTGDLSKNNWLFGLLAHGEGWHNNHHAFEYSARQGFEWWQIDITWYLIRFLEIVGLATDVKLPTELQKNRKALSNKVSSMEQEGRSDTKVK, from the exons ATGGCAAGGCTACTTTGGGTGGTGCAGAAGCCGGTATATTTTCTGGGGAGGCAATGGAACGGTGTCGACATAGCTAGTGTTTTCACCCTTACTGCTATACATCTCCTTGCTCTTCTGGCTCCATTTTACTTCACTTGGTCAGCATTTTGGTTGGCGGTAGTACTCTACTATGTCACCGGTGTGGGAATAACTCTATCTTTCCATAGAAATCTCGCCCACAAAAGCTTCAAGCTTCCCAAATGGCTCGAATACTTCTTCGCCTATTGCGCCGTTCATTCACTTCAG GGAAGTCCTCTTGAATGGGTTAGCTCGCACAGGAGTCACCACCAGTTTACGGACACCCCGAGCGACCCTCATACCCCTCTTAAGGGTTTCTGGTTTAGTCACATTGGTTGGATCTTTGATTTTCGTAAACGTTTTGGAAGT TATGATGGACGGCTATACAATGTTGGAGATTTGAAAAAACAAAGCTACTATAAGTTTCTTCACTACACGTACCCTTATCACTGTATTGCTTGTGGAGTTGTACTCTATCGCATAGGAGGAATGCCCTATTTAGTTTGGGCACTG GCTGTGAGAACGGTATTTTTTCTCCATGTAACTTTTTCGATAAATTCGATTTGCCACATATGGGGAAACCAAGTATGGGATACTGGTGATTTGTCCAAAAACAATTG GTTATTTGGATTGCTAGCTCATGGAGAAGGTTGGCACAATAACCACCATGCTTTTGAGTACTCAGCTCGACAAGGTTTTGAATGGTGGCAAATTGATATTACTTGGTATCTGATAAGGTTTCTTGAAATTGTTGGTTTGGCAACTGACGTTAAGCTCCCGACTGAGCTTCAGAAGAATCGAAAAGCTTTATCAAACAAAGTCAGTAGCATGGAACAGGAGGGAAGGTCAGATACAAAAGTGAAATGA
- the LOC133741957 gene encoding disease resistance protein RPV1-like: MASSSSFTERYDVFLSFRGEDTHNYFTSRFHSKLVVSGVHTFIDNKLRRGEDLSLSLIKAIEGSRISLIVFSANYASSTWCLDELVKIMECRKTLGQAVFPIFYHVDPSDVRHQTGSFAKAFVIYKAANRYQRMYPGG; the protein is encoded by the coding sequence ATGGCTTCATCCTCCTCCTTCACAGAAAGGTACGACGTGTTCTTGAGCTTCAGAGGTGAAGACACACACAACTACTTCACGAGCCGCTTCCACAGTAAATTAGTTGTGTCTGGAGTCCATACCTTCATCGACAACAAACTAAGGAGAGGGGAAGATCTATCACTGTCATTGATCAAGGCAATCGAAGGGTCTAGGATCTCTCTCATAGTCTTCTCAGCGAACTATGCAAGTTCAACATGGTGTCTTGATGAGCTGGTGAAGATCATGGAGTGTAGAAAAACATTGGGGCAAGCTGTTTTTCCAATATTCTATCATGTTGATCCTTCAGATGTCAGGCATCAGACGGGTAGTTTTGCGAAGGCATTTGTAATTTATAAAGCTGCAAATAGATATCAGAGAATGTATCCAGGTGGATAG
- the LOC133744330 gene encoding alpha-glucan water dikinase, chloroplastic-like, whose amino-acid sequence MHGCKFKKSSVPIMPLLFTQKIPLSGNTAEIYREVNCYPSKPIGLYTKQSVIFRTDSNAKVLEGYAGAGLHDSVIMDKEEKIVWDYSSDRMIFDRGFQVSLFSRIADVGKILEGLYGCPQDIEGVVKDGLIYIVQSRPQTTAVVDKEENIVLDYLSGRMIIDGAFQVSLLSRIAQGICGCSKDIECVVKDGLIYVVQSRPQI is encoded by the exons ATGCATGGCTGTAAATTCAAGAAATCATCTGTGCCGATTATGCCTTTGTTATTCACACAAAAAATCCCCTTGTCAGGGAATACTGCAGAAATTTACAGAGAG GTTAATTGTTATCCAAGCAAGCCAATAGGGCTGTATACCAAGCAGTCTGTCATATTCAGAACAGACTCGAATGCTAAGGTTCTGGAAGGATATGCAGGTGCTGGGCTTCATGACAG TGTAATTATGGATAAAGAGGAGAAGATTGTCTGGGATTACTCAAGCGATCGGATGATCTTTGATAGGGGCTTCCAAGTCTCACTCTTCTCAAGAATTGCAGACGTGGGGAAGATATTAGAAGGCCTTTATGGTTGTCCTCAGGACATTGAAGGTGTGGTAAAAGATGGATTGATATACATAGTTCAGTCAAGGCCACAAACGACCGCAG TCGTGGATAAAGAGGAGAATATTGTGTTGGACTACTTGAGTGGTCGGATGATCATTGATGGAGCCTTCCAAGTCTCACTGTTGTCAAGAATTGCACAAGGCATTTGCGGTTGTTCTAAGGACATTGAATGTGTGGTAAAAGATGGACTGATATATGTAGTTCAGTCGAGGCCACAAATCTAG